gctggtatttacaGGACAACAGATCGaatcattatttaataaaatcttaaaacctTAATATTATATGTTTATAAAAAATTATCTTAACAATGCAGAACTGAAACCCATTTGGaacacaggaaaacaggaagGATGGGTAGTTACCACAAGCCAAAGAGAGACCTGCAAGCACAGAAGCCACTAGATGAAGGGCTGCAgacaaactgaaacattttaaaactgctcACAGTGAGACAAAAAGAGGAGCTCAGGTTAAATGCGTCAACATTAGTTTAGAACTAGATGAACACGAGTGGAAAAGTTTACAACGTCACCACAATAAGAAACGTTGAAGAACATCTGAGGACTCTGAAGAGGCACTCCTCCACTAAAGCACTAAGTTTAAACTCTAAACAGACCCCATAAACTCCTACTGGTCCTGCCCCAGTAAACAGTAATACTTCTGGTTCTCTTACCTCTTCGGGTGGGACGTGGGTCGACGAAAGACGTGCCAAAAACAGAAACTCCGAGTTTCAGTTGATGGGTGGAAGCTCTAAACCTGTTAAAAAAGGTGTGTTTTCAAGCTCCGCCCACCGCAACCCTCTCCTGGACTCCGTCATGATGGCCACGCCCTCCGCTGAGTTTCATGCAATGCACCAAAACAACGATGGGAGATATTTGTGCATCAAAATAATCTTTCAAGTGACATCAAGGGGTCCAGACAGACATTTGGTGAATGGAGCAGGAACATGATCGGACATCAAGTGGAGAAGGAGAATGCCATATTTATACAGCCAGAATTGTAAAAAGATTTTACCATATTAatacatttacaaatatttacagaaatgaTCAAAAAAATTCAGtctatttttctcatttgaGCCTTGTTAAATTTAGGGACAaccaaacagtttttaattaaatgcagagaaatgaatcaaaataaagaaatattaaatcaatgaaaatagatattttaaaaatgatttatatgTATGTTAAAACATCTGATTTTtcatactttaatattttaatgttatttcatTCAGTTCCATTTAGTGTGGTTTATTTTTATAGGGCCTGTGTTCTATTTGAAGGGTTTAGGGACGTTTACTTACTTCTCGGTCATGTTTTACAGCGGCTGGTCTGACATGAACTCAATCTAATAATTAACTCCCACGCAGGGAGGAGACGCAAAAAGCCTGACTGTCACAGGTTGGATTGATGGCTTTGTTGTTAGCCCCCTCTGCTGGACGGAAGCGAGTACTGCATGTCCTTATATGGTCACTGGCTGACACGCAAAGGGCCCCGCCTTCTCCCGCAGGCTGTGGCCGGGGAAAGCTTCAGGGAATCAGGATGCAAGCAGCTCAAAGTGTCGGTCCGACAAAACTCTCGGACGGGACGGTCCACCCCAGGGATCATGATCGGAACCTCGGGCTTCAGCTGAACCGAGCCGACATGGACTAACCGGAGCGGAGAAAGTCCTGCTCTAGTCCAGGGTGAGTGTCCGGAGGTCGGAGGGTTTGGAGCAACTTTGAGAGGAGAAGGAGCGGAAACTTGTTAGCTGCGCTGCTAACTCCCCTCAGCAACTGGGAAAATGTTGGGAAACCAGTTAAAAACAAGCTGGGGGTTTTATTCAAGAAGCTGAACTGGAAACATTAACTGAACTCAGCTGGGACTGAGAGGAGAACTGGTTCTAATCTGGGAGGTTTGGGTCAGTTGACGGGAGTTCAACACAAAGTTCAATAAATGTTTCTTCAACACTTTAAACGTGTTTACCTGGTTTATGCAGCCCCGATGAGCGATAATTACCTGTTATTGATCTGATCACAATGATGCTTTCACGGACACTCGGTGCGTTTAAGTTTCCATTCTTTCTGGACACTTTTagctaaaaatatttcatctaTTTTAAAAACACGAACAGGGCAGTTTGTTATATTGCAACAAATGTGGCATAAAAACATGATCGATGTATTTACACGTTAAAATGTAaccaaaaagctgaaataaaaccagttttaaacggatctcatattttataaatgatCCATGTTGTTGCGCAGCTGCTGTTATTTAAACCACAGGTTTCAATCAGGCTATGGtacagaaccagaaacagctgAGCCCAGATATTATGTGAGAACAGGCCTACAAGCTAACAGGTAGTGTTAGAAAGGAAGAAGGTCCTTTCAGCTTTTATTGATCACAGTGTCAGGAGCTTTCCTTTCTTTCTGGATTTGTCGGTTTCTTACATGCATGAAAGTTTGCAGGTCCCACCATGTAAACACCTCGGTCCAAAGCATGCTCTGTGTTGCATGTTTTCACTTTATTAAAAATCAGATTAACGTTTGGGAAAGATGCATAAGTGTGGATATTGTAATTGTCCCATATTGTGTTATATTCACATAAACTGCCTCATTCACAGGTTCTGCAGGTTTGTTCTCTTCTCTGCATTCAGTCCTTAGAAGAACcagaatcagcaggtcagagccAAACGAAAACGGTAACTCTCTATTTGTTACATCTGGAAAATTCTGTTTCTGGTTCCAGCATGAAACATCTTAGGTCCCCAGAGACTGATACATACAGCTGCAGGAACACATCTCCTGCTGACATCCAGTGCTGGAGGTAAAACCATTAAACCTTGTTCACAGCCATAATTTACACTGTTGTGATATAATGTTTCAGTCTGGTGGGATATTAAATGCAGTAAACCTGATGAGGACAAACCTGAACCATATCTCTGCTTCGTACTGCCTGGACCACTGCCCTTTGTTCAGTTGTATTTTTACCACAACCAAATCTTTATTGGTTTCTGCTCTGCAGTGTTAAGAACCCTTCATTAAGTTCTGCAGCCTGTTtcatcaaatgttttagatcagaaGCTCAGTTGGTTCTGTTCTGTCCTGACATGGCTGTAAAGGCTGTAGCTGTTGGTGAGGAAATGATCTGGAGGAAGTTCTGCAGGCTGACTTTGCGGATCTCTGCATTATTAATCGGTGACATGGTTTCCACTCGGAGGAGCTGCCGGTCCGGTAACTGGAGCCGGGTCGGCCTGCAGCCATCTCTGAGGTGGATCAGTGTTTCTGCAGAGCTCAAATAGAAACCAGTAGCTTCGTTCTGTTCTCTAAACCAGAGTCATAGTTCAACCGTTGGCTCAGAAAAACTGGATTAGGAATATTAGTCCAACagtctttcatttatttattttttatttataacattttattgaacataCCAGCAGATAGTTTCTGTTACAACTTTTACTAATATATTCACAGGCTCCAAGGAGCGGATCTACGTGTAAACTTATTAACTCACCTCATTATTCCCATAACCTCTTCTTCATCAAGGAAAATATGATTCATTTCATATAGAATTAattaaagacaacaaaaaagtgaaataaaaaaataaagcgcTTTCTATAAATATTATGACAATAATAGAATGTAGAGTAATATAAGTAGTAATAATGATGATAATTATTCCAGTCTAATATTCATCTTTGATCActgagtttaaaatgtttggaccaGACTGGAGCTCCATTTTCAGACTGGTCCAAAGCTTCAGCCCACAGatagaaacacagaaacatcttcttcttcttctggtcaTCAGTTTGATGATGACATGAACCTCCTAACTCATAAACTTCTCCCCTTCTCTTGAATATTTTCTGTCAGTTGGTTATTTTGATCTTCATACGTAATTAGAGCTGTTTGTAGTTGAACTGTCAGTGAGTTTTATTCATCTTGATGGTATAAATGGTGGTTTATTGTGGTCCAGGTACCGGGCCTGGAACCAGGTAAATCATTCAAACGAAGACGTAACTgttttaaacataaacacttaACAAGGTCATAAATGGATGTTCTGGAGGTTCTGGGATGTTGCATATGTGGAGTAAGAGTTTACTTGGAAGAGACCTTAAAGTTAATTTTTAGGATATTTTCAAATAACCTGAAGAAAAAAGGTAAATGTAGGTGAAAGGTCACAACTAAGGCGCTCATGTATTCTATAATGTGAAAAtgcaaaatgatttttaaatctctCGTCTTTGCCAGGCGGTGTCATGGCAGCACGGCTTCTGGACCGCCTGAAGCGCTCCCTGTTTAAGGACGGTCAGGGAGCTGAACCGGATCAGGACGCAGAAGGTGGACCGGAGGCAGAGGGCTTTAGTAAGGATTGGTGGGAGACGGAgctagaggaggaggaggagtgcgTGACGGAGCAGCTCAGAGGAACGCTGTGCTTCGATGGCGGAGAGTTTGGAGCCGAGGAAGGAGGCGAGGGGATGGACAGTGATTCCGACTTCCTGGGAGAGTCCATGGAGGAGGGCTTCAGCAGTACAGGTGACCTTCAGGAATCCTAAACTTCATTTACTCTGAAACGGTTGACTTGGATTTGGGTTTCCACGACTGGTTCTGACCTTCACAGTCTTAAATTGATcagatatttaatattttaactgtCTGAAGGAACGCAGGAACCTTACTAGGAAGCAGGGTATGGAACTGGATAGTTGCTGGTTGCCAGTTCAGGTCCCTATCTCTGTTAAATGCTGTTAATTGTTTTATGGTTCTGGTTGGATTAGATGGATGTTCAAAAGGTCTGATTTGAtttcttttgttgtgttttttacagATGCCAGTCCCGTAGGCGTGTCCCCATTTGGCTCCTCCCCTTCTTCCATGCTGACTCGGCAGGTTCAGGACAGCTGGAGGAGCTTCCGAGGACTCGGAGGAGCGAGTCCTGGCCAAGGTGTGAAGCGACAGACGGACAGCTTGCTGTTCGAGGTGACGGACGCCAGCGTGGTGCAGGACGGCGCCTCCAAATACGTGGTCAGTTCCTCTTTAACGCTGAGATTTCTGCCCGAAGCATCAATAACCAGACCAGGTCAGAGAAGATTCGGTTGGTTCTGTCCCTGCAGCTCTACACGATCCATGTGATCCAGTCCGGAGGCAGCGATAAGACTCCTGCTGTCATCACCCATCGTTACTCGGACTTCCAACGCCTCCATGCCACTCTGAGGCGTAACTACGGGGACCAGATGGAGCGCGTCTCTTTCCCACGTAAGCAGATGGGATGTCCTCCCTCAGGATGGGGTTTGGGTTTAATTTTTGACTCTGCTCAGGAGCAAACGTCTGATTTTAATGTTCGTAGGAAAGAAGCTGCGTAGAAACTTCACGGCTGAGACCATCGCTAAACGCAGCCGGGCGTTCGAACAGTACCTTTCTCACCTGTGTTCCCTGCCCGTCCTGCGGGGGGCACTGAGCTTGCGCCAGTTCTTTTACCTGCGCGACCTGCAGGCTGGTCAGCTGCTGATCAGGTAATTGATATAAACCTTCTAAGTAACACCATGAACCTCAAACATGAACAGGAAGGAACGTTGctttaaacaaaatgaatcTGACAACAAGTTCAAACAGGAAGCTCTGATGTTTTTTCCTGCCTGTAGCTGGAGTCTCGTTACTTCCAGTATgatctgtatatgtgtgtagggatgagggattgctgcaaagttaacgccagtgactgtccactgtctctacatgctcatccaggaggagtgaatgctgcaagtcactgactggatgcaatctgctgagtttacttagatagaaaaacttttaaccagcttgaataataaactgaatctgactgaactgttcaattgttacgattaataggaatggatgaacctgactgttgtgaagaaccttgagacgacatgagttgtgaattggtgctatagaaataaacttgacttaatTGTAGAACCTGGTGGTTTCTGAGATGTgggcaaaacaaaatgagatCCACTGTAAAACGTCTTAAATTACATTTGCCTGCTGGTGTGATTGGACTCTTCAGGACTTCCTGTATCCTTGTGTGAGATGAAGCCATGTTTTGTTTGCTGTTGCATCCTGGGAAAATTCAACTTTTGCTGCCTAAGAAGTTTCTCTTGTGGATTTGAGGTAAAgaagtgggttttttttttttcacgttCAGGGCCGGACGTTTCCAGGAGGCTTTGGGTCCACTACTAAATGCCAAAAGACTGCAACACAAGTTGGGTTGGGCCAGTTACCATGACAATGAGACGCAGCCCCCGTCTCCAGCCTCCTCTCATTGGTTCTTCACCTTGGTTGGGCTGTCGTGCTGTTTCCAGGAGGTGGAGCAGCTGGAGGAGGCTCAGGAGCACTGCGAGCACGCCCTCCGCATGCTTATTCCCTCTAAGACCCAGACTGGGGATAATAGGCTCCTCCCACCACCGGATAAGCCCCTCCCCTTACAGCCAGATGCTGATGCCCCACAGTCGCTGCTGCAGCCGCTGCTGAAGGCGGTGATCCGTCTGTCGTGGCAGACAGGAAGAGACAAGCAGCGGTGGGAGCAGCATCTGCAGCAGCTGGAGTTGCAGCAGGCGGGTCTGGACGAACATCTGACTGTCAGAGAGTTCCTGGTCAAGCATAAGCTACAGGAGAACGATGGAGACGGCTGAAACAGCACGTGGTGTTGTACGGGTTCAAGAGAAAGCAGGCCAGAGACTTTCAGAGTAAAGGTCAAATACCTGCAGGGCCGACCTGGTCTAAAGACACCTTGCTCTGATTAGAAATATCttttctttggagatgtttgGTTTAATTCTGAAGCTCTGTTTAGCTTTCCTCTAACTGAGACTCTACCAACAGAACATCAGAACCACCTTTTAAAGCCTGAAACTAGTTCAGTGATGCTGCAGTTTTCCTGGAGCTGAAATCATTTAAATCTGAAGGACAGTTTGTTCAGAGTATTTCACCAAGAAACTCTCTTAAAAACATGCAGAGgagcagttttttattttgcagaggaagtaaaagtaataaaaacacttCAGGGTTTTGTTGAGGAGTAAATCTAAAGGTTTCAGACTGTAAACTCATGCTGGTTGGTCCACCAGTCAGGTctaaaacttatttttctttgttaaagtCTGAGCAGGTTTAGTTTGCTGCTGAAGTTTGGTTATAATTAACCCAGGATAGAAATGAAGGGATGTAATATTAGCTGCTGAGCTGAAGGACTGAGTCAGCTGCTGCTCTACAGGAAATGTTCTGTGACCGGTCTGAGCTGCAGACCATCCCACTGCTGGTTAAAGCACCTCTGTGAAGCCTAGAGTCCAACATGCTGAATGGGTTTATTCTGGCTAAAAAAGGCAACATCACAGTTTCTCCTTCTGGGAAATAACCTGATGCAAAGTTACGGGCTCTGACCTCTGAAAGCGTCTCTTCAGAGAAGTTTCACTTCAGGTTTCCAGTCATGCTTCAATGTTGACAATCTGGCAGATAATCTGACTCTGTGAGTCAGCGTTTATAGGCTGCTGGACTCCACAGTGCCAGTGATACGTCTGCAGTGTTTCTGCATCAAAATGCTGCTTCTGCCTGCAGGTTGCTGCAGAAATCACCATCAGGGAGCTAATGGCAGAAACTGCACCGTTACTGAGCAGACCTGCCTGCAGCCATCAGACAATCATAAAACAGTGAAATCTGCAGAAGATCCAACAAACCAACAAGTCGCTTCCACCTTGTGTTACAGGTTTGATCAGTCATGGATCATCATCCTGCAGCTCTCACTTAAAGTCACATGAAAGCAGAAAGCTCACACGCTGATCACTGAAAGTCTGTACGACCTGCTCACGAGGCTGCAGCCAACCCCAACGCAGCCACCATCGGGTTTAAGGTTGCCATGGAGACCCAGACTAATGAATTTGATCTACATCAGCAGCTAACATGACAGTCTGACGGCGGGTTGGTGAGCTCTTCAGGCTTCATGGGTTTAATGGAAGAAAAGGGATCAATAAGGAAACAAAGTTAGCAGCACATGGTTAACCTTGTCAGGGAATATATTTACATATTAGCTTCAATGCTCTACATCATACCACCAGACAGTATTCATTAAGGTAATGCTTTTATTTCTTACTTTTTAGCTGTTGTTCTTTGTGTTCCCAAACGGCTAGAACACAGAGATCCACATCTATGGAGACCTTTCTGTCTGGATCAGGTGGTTTAAAGCCTCCTGTTGAACATTAAACCAGCATGAAGCTGTTGCTATGGAGAATTCACGTCTAAAGTTTGATATTTCAGTAGATATGAGAAATCTACACCTTCATCAGTGATATTGTATGTTTAAATATCAGAAGAATATTTATAGTTAATGCTGTTTTAGTTACGGTTGTATATCTGTATTTATTACCCTTAGCAAAGTGCACATGTAGTTCAGCAGGGGCAGAGCTCTGGCATTAAGTGAGATTTTAACCTCTGACCTTTGGGACTTTTTCTTTAGATTGAAATTAGTTTTCCGTAAACATTTTCAGGATCATCTGTCTGTAATTTAAGGTCATATAGTGGAAAATATTTCTACACTTCATTTTAAAACCGagccacttttctgacctgagGAGCTGTTCTATTTCAAGAAGAGGTCAGGGTCAATCTGAAATatcacaaaaagagaaaataaactttacaTGTATAATAACTGAAAGTAGTAAACATCACATTTCGTATGGAGCAGATTTTAGCCATTTGTTGTGTCCAGATTTATCACCAGTTTGCCTATTAATAAGTGCTTAAATTTGCCTTTTTatcatttcaaattgttttatttagtgtATTTCAAATGATTTTCTTCCATTTGGCCCCACTGTGGGGAAAAGTTTTTCTGATGTCATGTTCAACCACCGTGTGACGTAGTTTTCAGGAGGTGAAGACACTGAGTTTATCTCTCCGTCAGTGAGCAGAAATGCAGCCGGTCCGCCCTGTGGAGTTCTGATTTATACACATTTAGGCAAGTATGGTTTTAtggaataaaatgtgtaactatTGATGTCTTttgtattttgtctgtttttttttatgttttaactttttgtaaaagctttattttaacaTCATCACTGTTCTGATA
This DNA window, taken from Girardinichthys multiradiatus isolate DD_20200921_A chromosome 1, DD_fGirMul_XY1, whole genome shotgun sequence, encodes the following:
- the snx21 gene encoding sorting nexin-21; protein product: MAARLLDRLKRSLFKDGQGAEPDQDAEGGPEAEGFSKDWWETELEEEEECVTEQLRGTLCFDGGEFGAEEGGEGMDSDSDFLGESMEEGFSSTDASPVGVSPFGSSPSSMLTRQVQDSWRSFRGLGGASPGQGVKRQTDSLLFEVTDASVVQDGASKYVLYTIHVIQSGGSDKTPAVITHRYSDFQRLHATLRRNYGDQMERVSFPRKKLRRNFTAETIAKRSRAFEQYLSHLCSLPVLRGALSLRQFFYLRDLQAGQLLIRAGRFQEALGPLLNAKRLQHKLGWASYHDNETQPPSPASSHWFFTLVGLSCCFQEVEQLEEAQEHCEHALRMLIPSKTQTGDNRLLPPPDKPLPLQPDADAPQSLLQPLLKAVIRLSWQTGRDKQRWEQHLQQLELQQAGLDEHLTVREFLVKHKLQENDGDG